CGCAGTCAGCGCGGCCAGTTCGGCCAGAGGCATTTCGCGCATGAAGTGGGCATTGCACCATTCCAGCTTGGCGGGGTCAAAGGCTGCAGCCGCAGGATTGAGGTTGCTGCCGTCAAAAAATTCCACCAGTTCTTCGGGCGTGAACAGTTCCTGATTGCCGTGGGACCAGCCAAGCCGCACCAGATAGTTCACAAGAGCCTGTGGCAGCAGGCCGTCCTGCTGATACTCGATGACGGCCCGCGCGCCGTGACGCTTGGAAAGCTTCTGGCGGTCAGGGCCGAGAATCATCGGCACATGGCCGAAGCGCGGCACAGGCAGGCCCAGAGCTTCATAGATAAGGATCTGCTTGGGCGTGTTGGAAACGTGGTCGTCACCACGGATCACGTGCGTGATGCCCATGTCGTGATCGTCCACCACCACGGCCATATTATATGTGGGCATGCCATCGGCACGCCTGATGACCATATCGTCCAGTTCATTCACGTCTACCGCGATCTTGCCCTTGACCAGGTCGTCAAAAACCACCTTGCCTGCCAGCGGAGCTTTGAGGCGCACACAGCGCCCTTCGCCGGGGCCGAGGTCGCGCGTGCGGCAGCAGCCGTTATAGCGCGGCTTGAGGCCTTTTTGCCGGGCTTCTTCGCGCATGGCCTCAACCTCGTCAGGCGTGCAGGAACACCAGTAGGCGTGGCCGTTTTCCAGCAGCTTGTCCACATAGGTGTTATACAGGTCGGTGCGCTGCGTCTGATAGGCCAGATCCCCGTCCCAATCCAGACCGAGCCAGCGCATGGAGGCCAGAATGGAATCGGTATATTCCTGCTTGGAGCGCAAAAGATCCGTATCTTCAATGCGCAGATGAAAACGGCCGCCGGAATGGCGGGCCAAAAGCCAGCAAAAAATGGCGGTGCGTGCGCCGCCGATATGCAGGTGTCCCGTGGGGCTGGGGGCAAATCGTGTAACCACTTGCGTCATGTTACTATCCTTGACTGAGCTTTTGAGGCAAACAGGCTGTTTCCCGTCTATCTCATATATTTATTAATTTTTCTGCAAAATAGTCTCGGGCAAGCCGCGTGCCGGGCGCCAGCGACCAGAGGCAATACTTCTCCGAATACACCCGAGTACGTCAGGATGCCCCGAATGCGCCCGGAGACGCCCAGATTCGCACGGTTGCCCCGGATTGGCCCAGATGCCCCCGGAGACACCGCGCGGCTCACAAATTCCGGCTGTCTGTATTGTGCGCGGCTTCGCGCCTTTCATCGCAGGTGCGTGCAAGACGTTTGAGGGTAAGGGTAAGCTCCCTTACGTCGATGGGTTTGGTCAGATGGGCGTTCATGCCCGCCTGAAGACTGCGCTCTGCGTCGCCTCGCATGGCATA
The Desulfovibrio intestinalis DNA segment above includes these coding regions:
- the gltX gene encoding glutamate--tRNA ligase — protein: MTQVVTRFAPSPTGHLHIGGARTAIFCWLLARHSGGRFHLRIEDTDLLRSKQEYTDSILASMRWLGLDWDGDLAYQTQRTDLYNTYVDKLLENGHAYWCSCTPDEVEAMREEARQKGLKPRYNGCCRTRDLGPGEGRCVRLKAPLAGKVVFDDLVKGKIAVDVNELDDMVIRRADGMPTYNMAVVVDDHDMGITHVIRGDDHVSNTPKQILIYEALGLPVPRFGHVPMILGPDRQKLSKRHGARAVIEYQQDGLLPQALVNYLVRLGWSHGNQELFTPEELVEFFDGSNLNPAAAAFDPAKLEWCNAHFMREMPLAELAALTAPFVEEAGLGVLTQERLEPLCLMFRERANNLKALAESFRPLLVSAADLEYAEKDAAKHLTDGGKAHLSALVSVFAACEPFTAESIEAALNAYVADNGLKFKEVAPPLRTALMGFMGGSHLNEIMAFLGKEESLARLEKAAG